One Helianthus annuus cultivar XRQ/B chromosome 7, HanXRQr2.0-SUNRISE, whole genome shotgun sequence genomic region harbors:
- the LOC110867653 gene encoding NAC domain-containing protein 67 — translation MRSPTKSVTKRVKDAESELNLPPGFRFHPTDEELIVHYLCRKSHSTSKIIADVDIYKHEPWELPEMALFGTKEWYFFTPRDRKYPNGSRPNRVTGNGYWKATGADKPIKSKSDTIGIKKSLVFYAGRGLKGIKTNWIMHEYRHADSKLDDWVLCRLYNKKNDPNEMIIVPEDNNINHLHPILPLQKENSSSNNSDSFDSFEHSDGEFGGSFEGDVLFSGDLPAESLTKLEDANELNMGLLDSLIQKEDLDDGDDWLDGLSLEDLHHCLEAMPPTHDLYEMPMSFNTSQQYFSY, via the exons ATGAGATCACCAACAAAATCAGTAACAAAGAGAGTTAAAGATGCTGAATCTGAGCTGAATTTGCCACCTGGATTCCGGTTTCACCCGACCGACGAGGAGCTCATCGTTCACTACCTTTGTCGGAAGTCCCATTCGACGTCCAAGATCATCGCGGATGTCGATATCTACAAACATGAACCCTGGGAGCTTCCTG AAATGGCCTTATTTGGAACAAAGGAATGGTACTTTTTTACACCAAGAGATAGGAAATACCCGAACGGGTCAAGACCAAACCGGGTCACAGGAAACGGGTACTGGAAAGCAACCGGAGCGGATAAACCTATTAAGTCTAAATCCGACACGATAGGGATCAAGAAATCCTTGGTGTTTTACGCGGGGAGAGGGCTTAAAGGGATTAAGACGAATTGGATCATGCATGAATATAGACATGCAGATTCTAAG TTGGATGATTGGGTTCTATGTCGTCTTTACAACAAGAAGAATGATCCGAATGAGATGATCATCGTACCCGAAGATAACAACATTAATCATCTTCATCCTATATTACCGTTACAAAAAGAGAATAGCTCTAGTAACAACAGTGACAGTTTTGATTCATTCGAACATTCCGATGGTGAGTTTGGTGGTAGCTTTGAAGGTGACGTCTTGTTTTCAGGCGACTTGCCCGCTGAATCTTTGACCAAACTCGAAGATGCTAATGAGCTAAACATGGGATTATTGGATAGTTTGATACAAAAAGAGGATCTTGATGATGGGGATGATTGGCTAGATGGTTTGAGTCTTGAAGATTTACATCATTGCTTAGAAGCAATGCCTCCAACTCATGACCTTTATGAGATGCCAATGAGTTTTAACACAAGTCAACAATATTTTTCCTATTAG